The Spirochaetota bacterium genome includes a region encoding these proteins:
- a CDS encoding cytidylate kinase-like family protein: MTRSMDLHISNQLKYWKQQKDKIINIKDEKLFINKKQNLPFITISREYGCGGVEIGETIVKKINRDYKSEPEWALYDKKVLEKISEDTGFTTNLLNVMTHTSVNKITNVLQTMFAKLPSHLTIYRKMGEIIRTVATNGNAIIIGRGGCWITRDMEKGLHIKIVAPLKWRIERISTLCKINKKEAEKLINKKSDMRENDFKEYIKFDISDPKNYHLVLNSEKLSPDECANIIIALIKIKGYL, translated from the coding sequence ATGACAAGATCAATGGACTTGCATATAAGTAATCAGTTGAAATATTGGAAACAGCAAAAAGATAAAATTATTAATATAAAGGATGAAAAATTATTTATAAACAAGAAACAAAATTTACCTTTTATTACTATTTCAAGAGAATATGGATGTGGAGGTGTTGAAATTGGGGAAACAATTGTAAAAAAAATAAATAGAGATTATAAGTCAGAACCTGAATGGGCATTGTATGATAAAAAAGTCTTAGAAAAAATATCAGAAGATACGGGCTTTACGACTAATCTATTAAACGTGATGACCCATACATCTGTAAATAAAATTACTAATGTCCTGCAAACCATGTTTGCCAAATTACCTTCACACTTGACTATATACCGAAAAATGGGTGAAATTATCCGAACGGTTGCTACAAATGGAAATGCGATTATAATAGGCAGAGGCGGATGCTGGATAACCAGAGATATGGAAAAAGGATTACACATTAAGATTGTTGCCCCATTAAAATGGAGAATAGAAAGAATATCAACTCTATGCAAAATAAATAAAAAAGAAGCTGAGAAGTTAATTAATAAAAAGTCTGATATGAGAGAAAATGATTTTAAAGAATATATTAAATTCGATATCTCTGATCCTAAAAACTATCACTTAGTGCTTAATAGTGAAAAATTAAGCCCCGATGAATGTGCAAATATTATCATTGCTTTAATCAAAATAAAAGGGTATTTATAG
- a CDS encoding flagellar hook-length control protein FliK, giving the protein MKIDFYSTQHENKTSIDTFNKITNSTTNFKNVLDRQIDNMGEAPNIDDNKNNPAEEPISSNEERIENSAKPGSEKSKSADSKVDNDDKDTIAQNIKEKSNSIIENDNKTEISSEGIGLSIDLNLDMLNILQNMLKDLSVDAREIKNIKEVLQGLKDSLMGRDIKDTHIQKNIFDNLIKLRSFLNMLNNEEPLSREQIKIDSKFLQFKDIIKQLNNSIQKHLSKSNDNTLPSTMESKPIETIGLINEKIQFFSKATNNNESAPSDNNDSNSAFHFFRNHSNISKGSASALNLPKNNNFNEQLQNIIQNARIYIRDNKNGKFSIRLYPESLGRVNVNLGLDQGMISGRFLAETAEARNLLLENIYLIKEKLQEAGMSVGEFQVNVKNENKSWEWHARGEDFSINIDPNINLQNGYETISRYIHHGEIDMII; this is encoded by the coding sequence ATGAAAATAGATTTTTATAGTACCCAGCATGAAAATAAAACATCAATAGATACTTTTAATAAGATAACTAATAGTACTACAAATTTTAAGAATGTTCTTGATAGACAAATAGATAATATGGGTGAAGCGCCAAATATTGATGATAATAAAAATAATCCTGCTGAAGAGCCTATATCCTCAAATGAGGAAAGGATTGAAAATAGTGCGAAACCAGGATCTGAAAAATCAAAATCTGCTGATTCTAAAGTGGATAATGATGATAAGGATACTATTGCTCAGAACATTAAGGAAAAGTCTAATTCAATAATTGAAAATGATAATAAGACTGAAATTAGCAGTGAGGGAATAGGATTGAGTATAGACTTAAATTTAGACATGCTCAATATCCTACAAAATATGCTGAAGGATCTGTCTGTTGATGCTCGAGAGATTAAAAATATTAAAGAAGTATTGCAAGGCTTGAAGGACTCCCTTATGGGTAGAGATATCAAGGATACACATATTCAGAAGAATATTTTTGACAACCTTATAAAACTTAGGTCATTCCTCAATATGCTTAACAATGAAGAGCCTTTATCAAGAGAACAGATCAAGATTGATAGCAAATTCCTCCAATTCAAGGATATAATTAAACAACTAAATAATTCAATACAAAAGCATCTTTCAAAATCAAATGATAACACCTTACCTAGTACTATGGAGTCCAAGCCAATAGAAACGATTGGGTTAATAAATGAAAAAATTCAATTTTTTAGTAAAGCCACCAATAATAATGAAAGCGCGCCATCAGATAACAATGATTCGAATAGCGCATTTCATTTTTTTAGGAATCATAGCAACATATCAAAAGGAAGCGCTTCAGCGCTAAACCTTCCGAAAAATAATAACTTCAATGAACAACTTCAAAACATAATACAGAATGCAAGAATTTATATCAGGGATAATAAGAATGGCAAATTCTCCATCAGACTATACCCCGAATCGCTAGGTAGGGTAAACGTGAACCTGGGGCTTGACCAAGGAATGATCTCCGGCAGATTTCTTGCTGAAACGGCAGAGGCGAGGAATCTTCTTTTAGAAAATATATATTTAATAAAAGAAAAGCTCCAGGAGGCAGGGATGTCTGTGGGAGAATTTCAGGTTAATGTTAAAAATGAAAACAAAAGTTGGGAATGGCATGCAAGAGGCGAGGATTTCTCAATCAATATTGATCCTAATATTAACCTGCAGAATGGATATGAGACTATCTCCAGGTATATTCACCATGGAGAGATAGATATGATAATTTAA
- a CDS encoding flagellar hook capping FlgD N-terminal domain-containing protein: MDNIFPIQSDKVNNARNPSRLTNTQEEKKPEGIKKGLNKDSFLKLLVAELRHQDPTQPMNDKEFISQMAQFSALEQMTEINKSIKALTASTLSGEAYSLLGKGVEAINPITGKRLKGIVSKIFYSNDGVKLKVNNSEIGLSDIHAIYSIEASTNMMNNKANMIKEYSKQANPSKDINTYNDTN, encoded by the coding sequence ATGGATAATATATTCCCCATACAGAGTGATAAAGTCAATAATGCAAGGAATCCTTCAAGACTAACCAACACTCAGGAAGAAAAAAAACCTGAGGGAATTAAGAAGGGACTGAATAAAGACTCATTCCTTAAATTGCTGGTTGCTGAACTACGCCATCAAGATCCTACACAACCCATGAATGATAAGGAATTCATATCTCAGATGGCACAATTCTCAGCCCTTGAACAGATGACAGAGATAAACAAGTCAATCAAAGCCTTAACAGCTAGCACTCTATCGGGCGAAGCATACTCCCTCTTAGGCAAGGGAGTTGAGGCAATAAATCCCATTACAGGGAAGAGACTGAAGGGTATTGTAAGCAAAATATTTTACAGCAATGATGGCGTAAAACTAAAGGTTAACAACAGTGAAATTGGGCTTTCAGATATACATGCAATATATTCAATTGAAGCCTCAACAAATATGATGAATAATAAAGCAAATATGATTAAAGAATATTCTAAACAAGCAAATCCCTCTAAAGATATCAACACATATAACGATACTAATTAA